In the Streptomyces sp. cg36 genome, one interval contains:
- a CDS encoding M56 family metallopeptidase: protein MHLAVYLPLLFPLFAAPGARRLADRLEPRPATLLLTGGAVVLAAGSTTVLGLLALAGLVRIPLVARLAELSPAVLARDDPARVPVAVVAALLLAVVAVAGARFAYRRLRAVCAAFLEAACFPGQNPLVIVEQRAADAFAMPGLPGRIVVSTGMLDSLDAAEREILLAHERAHLRGHHYLFMAAVQLAAAVNPLLRPLVGQVAYTLERWADEAAVLESGDRRRVAVTVGKAALAAKHSGGRRSLPAAALGLLGRPRRREEPGPVPRRVAALLSPRPAGGRWRGTVAAAYVTAAALCTADAVQDLHEVLKRAKGG, encoded by the coding sequence GTGCATCTCGCCGTCTATCTCCCCCTGCTCTTCCCGCTGTTCGCCGCGCCGGGAGCCCGTCGCCTCGCCGATCGCCTGGAGCCGCGGCCGGCCACCCTGCTGCTGACGGGGGGTGCGGTGGTGCTCGCCGCCGGCAGCACGACGGTGCTGGGGCTGCTGGCCCTGGCGGGTCTGGTCCGCATACCGCTGGTCGCCCGGCTGGCGGAGCTGTCACCGGCGGTGCTGGCGCGCGACGACCCCGCACGGGTCCCGGTCGCCGTGGTGGCCGCGCTGCTGCTCGCGGTCGTCGCGGTGGCCGGCGCGCGCTTCGCGTACCGGCGGCTGCGGGCGGTGTGCGCGGCCTTCCTGGAGGCCGCCTGCTTCCCCGGGCAGAACCCGCTCGTCATAGTGGAACAACGGGCGGCCGACGCGTTCGCCATGCCCGGACTGCCCGGCCGCATCGTGGTCTCCACCGGCATGCTGGATTCCCTCGACGCCGCCGAGCGGGAGATCCTGCTCGCCCACGAGCGGGCCCATCTGCGAGGCCACCACTACCTCTTCATGGCGGCCGTCCAACTGGCCGCCGCCGTCAACCCGTTGCTGCGCCCGCTGGTGGGGCAGGTCGCGTACACGCTGGAGCGCTGGGCGGACGAGGCCGCCGTCCTGGAGAGCGGCGACCGGCGCCGGGTGGCCGTGACCGTGGGGAAGGCCGCGCTCGCGGCGAAGCACTCGGGCGGTCGGCGCAGTCTGCCGGCCGCGGCCCTGGGGCTGCTCGGCCGCCCGCGGCGCCGAGAGGAGCCGGGGCCCGTTCCCCGGCGCGTCGCCGCCCTGCTCTCGCCCCGGCCGGCCGGTGGCCGATGGCGGGGAACTGTCGCGGCGGCCTACGTCACGGCTGCCGCGCTGTGCACGGCGGACGCGGTCCAAGACCTTCACGAGGTGCTGAAGCGGGCCAAAGGGGGGTGA
- a CDS encoding metallophosphoesterase: MADTSETRSADSAAHGAQRSRLRRLMRYLPLVAPVLLWTVPCWLLLYAGQHWPLPVTSAGTTLFVLGLVGMPLAMVRGHGRRQKDGAAIVGDTLLGTIWVLFTWSVLLGVLLRLALTVTGVGDGQDRARIVSWASLGTAAVLLVWGYVEARRVPRVRRLDVQLPRLGAGLDGTRVALITDTHYGPLDRARWSARVCETVNTLQADLVCHTGDIADGTAERRRAQAAPLATVRASRARVYVTGNHEYYSEAQGWVDLMDELGWEPLRNRHLLLERGGDTLVVAGVDDVTAHSSGLTGHRAHLAGALHGTDPDHPVLLLAHQPKFVDRAAAVGVDLQLSGHTHGGQIWPFHHLVRLDQPAVAGLSRHGTRTLLYTSRGTGFWGPPFRVFAPSEITLLVLRSPQRLPSP; the protein is encoded by the coding sequence GTGGCCGATACCAGCGAAACCCGTTCCGCCGACAGCGCGGCCCACGGGGCTCAGCGGAGCCGACTGCGCCGCCTGATGCGCTACCTCCCCCTGGTCGCCCCCGTCCTGCTGTGGACCGTGCCCTGCTGGCTGCTGCTGTACGCCGGTCAGCACTGGCCGCTCCCTGTCACGTCGGCCGGTACCACCCTGTTCGTCCTTGGCCTCGTCGGTATGCCGCTCGCGATGGTGCGCGGCCACGGCCGACGGCAGAAGGACGGGGCGGCGATCGTCGGGGACACCCTGCTGGGCACCATCTGGGTCCTGTTCACCTGGTCCGTTCTGCTCGGCGTCCTGCTGCGGCTCGCCCTGACCGTGACCGGCGTCGGCGACGGCCAGGACCGGGCCCGGATCGTCTCCTGGGCCAGTCTCGGCACGGCCGCCGTACTGCTCGTCTGGGGGTACGTCGAGGCTCGCCGGGTCCCCCGGGTACGCCGCCTCGACGTACAACTCCCCCGTCTGGGAGCCGGGTTGGACGGCACACGCGTCGCCCTGATCACCGACACGCACTACGGCCCGCTCGACCGCGCCCGCTGGTCGGCACGGGTCTGCGAGACGGTCAACACCCTGCAGGCCGACCTCGTCTGCCACACCGGAGACATCGCGGACGGCACCGCAGAACGACGGCGCGCCCAGGCCGCGCCACTCGCCACCGTGCGGGCCAGCCGGGCCCGCGTCTACGTCACGGGCAACCACGAGTACTACAGCGAGGCCCAGGGCTGGGTCGACCTGATGGACGAGCTGGGCTGGGAGCCGCTGCGCAACCGCCACCTGCTGCTTGAACGCGGTGGCGACACCCTCGTGGTCGCCGGCGTGGACGACGTCACCGCCCACTCCTCCGGCCTCACCGGCCACCGCGCCCACCTCGCCGGAGCCCTGCACGGCACCGACCCCGACCACCCCGTCCTGCTCCTGGCCCACCAGCCCAAGTTCGTCGACCGGGCGGCGGCCGTCGGCGTCGACCTCCAACTCTCCGGCCACACCCACGGCGGCCAGATCTGGCCCTTCCACCACCTGGTCCGCCTCGACCAGCCCGCCGTCGCCGGCCTCAGCCGCCACGGCACCCGCACCCTCCTCTACACCAGCCGGGGCACCGGCTTCTGGGGACCGCCGTTCCGCGTCTTCGCCCCCAGCGAGATCACCCTGCTCGTACTCCGCTCGCCGCAGAGACTCCCCTCGCCGTAG
- a CDS encoding MerR family transcriptional regulator, which yields MRIGEVAALVGLTTRAIRHYHHVGLLPEPERRPNGYRNYSVRDAVLLTRMRRLTELGLSLDEVRDALAEDAGRELTEILEELDADLARQEADVRERRRRLGALLAEPPGATGPVSPALAALLTQAPQTDSPSAAKDREYLTLLDATRTGSQEMLALLGTLAGDPAVADLYERLDALAEAPADDPRIAPLAADLMAAVPEELFAALPEGGVVVSGFREALLAEYSPAQAQVVSRLIDAFRQRGRG from the coding sequence ATGCGAATCGGAGAGGTCGCCGCGCTCGTGGGGCTCACCACCCGGGCGATCCGGCACTACCACCATGTCGGCCTGCTTCCGGAACCGGAGCGGCGCCCCAACGGCTACCGGAACTACAGCGTTCGCGACGCGGTCCTGCTCACCCGGATGCGCCGCCTCACCGAACTCGGCCTCAGCCTCGATGAAGTGCGCGACGCCCTCGCCGAGGATGCCGGACGCGAACTGACCGAGATCCTGGAAGAACTCGACGCCGACCTGGCCCGCCAGGAAGCCGACGTCAGGGAGCGCCGTCGTCGGCTCGGCGCCCTGCTCGCAGAGCCGCCGGGCGCAACCGGGCCCGTCTCACCCGCCCTCGCCGCGCTGCTGACACAAGCTCCCCAGACGGACTCGCCGAGCGCGGCCAAGGACCGCGAGTACCTCACGCTGCTGGACGCCACCCGTACCGGCAGCCAGGAGATGCTCGCGCTGCTCGGGACGCTGGCCGGCGATCCCGCGGTTGCCGACCTCTACGAGCGTCTCGACGCCCTCGCCGAAGCCCCCGCCGACGATCCGCGCATCGCACCCCTGGCAGCCGACCTGATGGCAGCGGTCCCCGAGGAGCTGTTCGCCGCACTGCCCGAGGGCGGGGTTGTCGTGAGCGGGTTCAGGGAGGCGCTGCTCGCCGAGTACAGCCCCGCGCAGGCGCAAGTCGTCAGCCGTCTCATCGACGCGTTCCGGCAAAGGGGCCGGGGATGA
- the xylA gene encoding xylose isomerase, which produces MSSDPLAPRPAHKFTFGLWTVGWQGRDPFGDATRAALDPVETVQRLAELGAYGVTFHDDDLIPYGTSEAGREQAVKRFRTALDTAGLKVPMATTNLFTHPVFKDGAFTANDRDVRRYALRKTIRNIDLAVELGASVYVAWGGREGAESGAAKDVRSALDRLKEAFDILGEYVEQQGYDLRFAIEPKPNEPRGDILLPTVGHALAFINALERPDRVGVNPEVGHEQMAGLNFPHGIAQALWHGKLFHIDLNGQSGIKYDQDLRFGAGDLRQAFWLVDLLESAGYDGPRHFDFKPPRTEDFDGVWASAAGCMRNYLLLAERSRAFRADPAVKNALDASRLPELGLPTAPDGLTGLLTDRSAFEEFDVEAAARRGMAFEQLDQLALEHLLGAR; this is translated from the coding sequence ATGTCCAGCGACCCGCTCGCTCCCCGCCCCGCGCACAAGTTCACCTTCGGCCTGTGGACCGTCGGCTGGCAGGGGCGCGACCCCTTCGGCGACGCGACCCGCGCCGCCCTCGACCCGGTCGAGACCGTCCAGCGACTGGCCGAACTCGGCGCCTACGGCGTCACCTTCCACGACGACGACCTGATCCCCTACGGCACCAGCGAGGCCGGGCGCGAGCAGGCCGTCAAGCGCTTCCGCACCGCGCTGGACACCGCCGGTCTCAAGGTCCCGATGGCGACCACCAACCTCTTCACCCACCCGGTCTTCAAGGACGGCGCCTTCACCGCCAACGACCGCGACGTGCGGCGCTACGCGCTGCGCAAGACGATCCGCAACATCGACCTGGCCGTGGAGCTCGGAGCCTCCGTGTACGTCGCCTGGGGCGGCCGCGAGGGCGCCGAGTCCGGCGCCGCCAAGGACGTGCGCAGCGCGCTCGACCGCCTCAAGGAAGCCTTCGACATCCTGGGCGAGTACGTCGAGCAGCAGGGCTACGACCTGCGCTTCGCCATCGAGCCCAAGCCCAACGAGCCGCGCGGCGACATCCTGCTGCCCACCGTCGGCCACGCCCTGGCCTTCATCAACGCACTGGAGCGGCCCGACCGGGTCGGCGTCAACCCGGAGGTCGGACACGAGCAGATGGCCGGGCTCAACTTCCCGCACGGCATCGCCCAGGCCCTGTGGCACGGCAAGCTGTTCCACATCGACCTCAACGGCCAGTCCGGCATCAAGTACGACCAGGACCTGCGCTTCGGCGCGGGCGACCTCCGCCAGGCGTTCTGGCTGGTCGACCTGCTGGAGTCGGCCGGCTACGACGGCCCGCGGCACTTCGACTTCAAGCCGCCGCGCACCGAGGACTTCGACGGCGTGTGGGCCTCCGCGGCCGGCTGCATGCGCAACTATCTGCTGCTGGCCGAGCGTTCCCGCGCCTTCCGCGCCGACCCCGCGGTCAAGAACGCGCTCGATGCCTCCCGGCTGCCCGAACTCGGCCTCCCCACCGCCCCGGACGGCCTGACCGGGCTGCTCACGGACCGGTCGGCCTTCGAGGAGTTCGACGTCGAGGCCGCCGCCCGCCGCGGCATGGCCTTCGAGCAACTGGACCAGCTGGCCCTCGAACACCTCCTCGGCGCCCGCTGA
- the xylB gene encoding xylulokinase yields MAEQRVVIGIDSSTQSTKALAVDIDTGAVVGQGSAPHTVSGGGARESDPEQWWDALGAAVARTGWADRTAAVSIAAQQHGLVTLGADGRPVRPALLWNDVRSAPQAAELRAAIGTAELARRTGSVPTAAFTAAKWAWLRAHEPAAADRAAAVRLPHDFLTERLTGQAVTDRGDASGTGWWGGDGYDEDILARIGLDPALLPRVLAPGARAGTVRAGLPLRQGVPVATGTGDNMAAALGLGLLPGRPVLSLGTSGTVYAVGRSRPADPGGTVAGFADALGGWLPLACTLNCTLAVDRFAALLGRGRDDVEDGGTAVVLPYLDGERTPNLPAASGLVHGLRHDTTPGQLLQAAYDGAAHALLAALDEVLRAAGADPAGEEPLLLIGGGARGPAWQQTVLRLSGRAVQVPRAKELVALGAAAQAAALLTGESADAVARRWRTAEGPVLEAVQKDDDALERIGDTLRRARALQGAPA; encoded by the coding sequence ATGGCTGAACAACGTGTCGTGATCGGCATCGACAGTTCGACGCAGTCCACCAAGGCCCTCGCCGTCGACATCGACACGGGCGCCGTCGTGGGCCAGGGCAGCGCCCCGCACACCGTCAGCGGGGGCGGCGCCCGCGAGAGCGACCCCGAGCAGTGGTGGGACGCGCTGGGTGCGGCCGTAGCGCGCACCGGCTGGGCGGACCGCACAGCCGCCGTCTCGATCGCGGCTCAGCAGCACGGCCTGGTCACCCTTGGCGCGGACGGCCGGCCGGTCCGCCCGGCGCTGCTCTGGAACGACGTCCGATCCGCGCCCCAGGCGGCCGAGTTGAGGGCCGCGATCGGCACCGCGGAGCTCGCCCGCCGCACCGGGAGCGTCCCGACCGCCGCCTTCACCGCCGCCAAGTGGGCCTGGCTGCGCGCCCACGAACCCGCCGCCGCGGACCGGGCCGCCGCGGTCCGGCTGCCCCACGACTTCCTGACGGAGCGGCTGACCGGCCAGGCGGTCACCGACCGCGGCGACGCCTCCGGAACCGGCTGGTGGGGAGGCGACGGCTACGACGAGGACATCCTCGCCCGCATCGGCCTGGACCCGGCACTGCTGCCGCGAGTCCTCGCGCCCGGCGCGCGGGCGGGCACGGTCCGTGCCGGGCTGCCGCTGCGCCAGGGGGTGCCGGTCGCCACCGGCACGGGCGACAACATGGCCGCCGCTCTCGGCCTCGGCCTGCTGCCCGGCCGGCCGGTGCTCAGCCTCGGCACCTCCGGAACCGTGTACGCCGTCGGCCGGTCCCGGCCCGCCGACCCGGGCGGCACCGTCGCCGGGTTCGCCGACGCCCTCGGCGGCTGGCTGCCGCTGGCCTGCACGCTCAACTGCACCCTCGCCGTCGATCGCTTCGCCGCCCTCCTGGGGCGCGGCCGTGACGACGTCGAGGACGGCGGCACCGCCGTAGTCCTGCCCTACCTGGACGGCGAGCGCACCCCCAACCTCCCGGCCGCCTCCGGCCTGGTCCACGGGCTGCGCCACGACACCACCCCGGGACAACTGCTCCAGGCCGCCTACGACGGCGCCGCCCATGCCCTGCTCGCCGCCCTGGACGAGGTGCTGCGCGCGGCAGGCGCGGACCCGGCGGGTGAGGAACCGCTGCTGCTGATCGGCGGCGGCGCTCGCGGACCGGCCTGGCAGCAGACCGTCCTACGCCTGTCCGGCCGGGCGGTCCAGGTGCCCCGCGCCAAGGAACTCGTCGCGCTCGGCGCGGCCGCCCAGGCCGCCGCGCTGCTCACCGGTGAGTCCGCCGACGCCGTGGCACGCCGCTGGCGGACGGCCGAAGGGCCGGTCCTGGAGGCGGTACAGAAGGACGACGACGCGCTCGAACGGATCGGGGATACGCTGCGTCGGGCCAGGGCCTTGCAAGGCGCCCCGGCCTGA
- a CDS encoding ROK family protein, whose product MENGPASQQDVRRQNLALVLGTVRAHSPLSRADVAARVGLTRPAVSSLVDELIERGALTEAPATASGRVGRPGRALALNDHGPAGLGLEIGATHLGACVVDLRGEPRLWRRVEQVNADRPAGQVLAEAAALSAEVETEATALGLYVKGRILAVPGVVPNAPGGLVERVPNLGWHGVRLADHWPDPDTLPEPENEANLGALAEYWNAGQPAETVVHVSAETGIGAALIIDGRLFRGARGFAGELGHIPVQPDGPGCACGARGCLEQFAGKAAVLRQAGLAQHDLAQAGDPVALLAERAGAGHAPTLRALDHAGRALGLALASAVELIDPDSLVLGGAYTELADWLLPSVRAELAARVTVRPWTPQALRPSALGRRGPLLGAAQTTVRRIMADPTLLPAD is encoded by the coding sequence GTGGAGAACGGGCCGGCATCGCAACAGGACGTGCGGCGGCAGAACCTCGCACTCGTCCTCGGCACGGTCCGCGCGCACAGCCCGCTCTCCCGCGCGGACGTCGCCGCACGCGTCGGACTGACCAGACCGGCCGTCTCCTCCCTGGTCGACGAACTCATCGAACGCGGCGCGCTGACCGAGGCACCGGCCACCGCCAGCGGACGGGTGGGCCGCCCCGGACGGGCGCTGGCCCTCAACGACCACGGCCCCGCGGGCCTCGGCCTGGAGATCGGCGCCACCCACCTCGGCGCGTGCGTCGTGGACCTGCGGGGCGAGCCGCGCCTGTGGCGCAGGGTCGAACAGGTAAACGCGGACCGCCCGGCCGGGCAGGTCCTCGCGGAGGCAGCCGCACTGTCCGCCGAGGTCGAGACCGAGGCCACCGCCCTGGGCCTGTACGTCAAGGGGCGTATCCTCGCCGTGCCCGGAGTGGTGCCGAACGCACCCGGCGGACTCGTCGAGCGCGTACCCAACCTCGGCTGGCACGGCGTCCGCCTCGCCGACCACTGGCCCGACCCGGACACCCTGCCCGAACCGGAGAACGAGGCCAACCTCGGGGCGCTGGCCGAGTACTGGAACGCCGGACAACCCGCGGAGACCGTCGTACACGTCTCCGCGGAGACCGGCATCGGCGCCGCCCTCATCATCGACGGCCGCCTCTTCCGGGGAGCCCGCGGCTTCGCCGGAGAACTCGGCCACATCCCCGTCCAGCCGGACGGCCCCGGCTGCGCCTGCGGCGCCCGCGGCTGCCTGGAACAGTTCGCGGGGAAGGCAGCCGTGCTGCGGCAGGCCGGCCTCGCCCAGCACGACCTCGCCCAGGCCGGTGACCCGGTGGCCCTGCTGGCCGAGCGGGCAGGCGCCGGGCACGCGCCCACCCTGCGAGCCCTGGACCACGCGGGACGCGCTCTGGGCCTCGCCCTCGCGTCCGCCGTCGAACTCATCGACCCCGACAGCCTCGTCCTCGGCGGCGCCTACACCGAACTCGCCGACTGGCTCCTGCCCTCCGTACGCGCCGAACTGGCCGCCCGCGTCACCGTGCGGCCCTGGACCCCGCAGGCACTGCGCCCCTCGGCACTGGGCCGTCGCGGCCCCCTGCTGGGCGCGGCGCAGACGACGGTCCGCCGGATCATGGCGGACCCCACCCTGCTCCCCGCCGACTGA
- a CDS encoding metallophosphoesterase, with product MLKRVAVLSDIHGVLPALEAVLAEPDVSTADHIVLTGDITAGPQPAQVLDLLTSLGERVIWISGNADRELLEYRRGQRDTIPDPIAPWAAEQLREDHLDLLGSLPRSLSLSVNGLGKVLFCHATPRDDEEVVLVDSRLDRWKEVFNGLDADIRTVVCGHTHMPFVRLAHGRLVINPGSIGMPYGRTGAHWALLGPGVELRTTHFDLQAAATQLSQDSSYPEITEWADYFLHARASDTDALTAFAPREGRDHSP from the coding sequence ATGCTGAAACGAGTAGCCGTCCTGTCCGACATCCACGGAGTCCTGCCAGCCCTGGAGGCAGTACTCGCCGAACCCGACGTCAGCACTGCCGATCACATCGTGCTGACCGGCGACATCACCGCCGGTCCGCAACCGGCCCAGGTCCTCGACCTGCTGACCAGCCTCGGCGAGCGCGTCATCTGGATCAGCGGCAACGCCGACCGGGAACTCCTCGAATACCGCCGGGGGCAACGCGACACGATCCCCGATCCGATCGCCCCCTGGGCAGCCGAACAGCTCCGCGAGGACCACCTCGACCTGCTCGGCTCCCTTCCCCGTTCACTTTCCCTGTCCGTGAACGGGCTGGGAAAGGTGCTGTTCTGTCATGCCACCCCTCGCGACGACGAGGAGGTCGTCCTGGTCGACTCCCGCCTCGACCGCTGGAAGGAAGTCTTCAACGGACTCGATGCCGACATCCGCACCGTGGTCTGCGGCCACACCCACATGCCGTTCGTCCGCCTCGCCCACGGCCGACTCGTGATCAACCCCGGCAGCATCGGCATGCCCTACGGACGAACCGGAGCACACTGGGCCCTCCTGGGCCCGGGCGTCGAACTCCGCACCACGCACTTCGACCTCCAAGCCGCAGCCACCCAGCTCAGCCAGGACTCGTCCTACCCCGAAATCACCGAATGGGCCGACTACTTCCTGCACGCCCGCGCGAGCGACACCGACGCCCTCACAGCCTTCGCCCCACGGGAAGGGCGCGACCACAGCCCGTGA
- a CDS encoding aminoglycoside phosphotransferase family protein: protein MTLHVNEIRVDEAVVRSLLREQRPEWAALPLSPAGEGTDNRMYRLGDQLLLRLPRTPDNAKAVRKEQTWLPRLAPRLPCQIPEPVYAGSPGSVFPLAWSVYRWIDGVEASPGSVTDWPAFGTDLAAIVRSLHSAPLMGATRQGELSWYRGGGLQACDRWISECFDNCRMIEGLDLDVAHLRHLWQAALALPEPSGRQVWLHGDLKPSNLLVRQGKLHAVIDFGALSVGFPDAEHSPLWDLPPGARQAYWNAMGLDDETWLRARAWAIAVGVSGVSYYWSAYPAFVDECLSRLRAILEVAGER from the coding sequence GTGACACTTCATGTGAACGAGATCCGTGTGGATGAGGCGGTCGTCCGGTCGCTGCTGCGGGAGCAGCGGCCCGAGTGGGCCGCCCTTCCCCTCTCACCGGCCGGTGAGGGCACCGACAACAGGATGTACCGGCTCGGCGACCAGCTGCTCTTGCGGTTGCCGCGCACCCCGGACAACGCGAAGGCCGTACGCAAGGAGCAGACGTGGCTGCCGCGGCTGGCGCCACGCCTCCCCTGTCAGATCCCGGAGCCGGTGTACGCGGGCAGCCCGGGTTCCGTGTTTCCGCTCGCCTGGTCGGTGTACCGCTGGATCGACGGCGTCGAAGCCAGCCCTGGATCAGTCACCGATTGGCCCGCCTTCGGGACTGATCTGGCGGCGATCGTGCGTAGCCTGCACTCCGCCCCTCTCATGGGAGCCACTCGCCAGGGTGAGCTCAGCTGGTACCGCGGAGGTGGCCTGCAAGCCTGTGACCGGTGGATCAGCGAGTGCTTCGACAACTGCCGCATGATCGAGGGCCTCGACCTCGACGTCGCGCACCTGCGACACCTGTGGCAGGCCGCGCTCGCCTTGCCTGAGCCATCCGGTCGCCAGGTATGGCTCCATGGGGATCTCAAACCCAGCAACCTCCTGGTGCGGCAGGGCAAGCTGCACGCGGTCATCGACTTCGGCGCCCTCTCCGTCGGCTTTCCCGACGCTGAACACTCGCCTCTGTGGGACCTTCCCCCTGGGGCCCGACAGGCGTACTGGAACGCCATGGGCCTCGACGACGAGACCTGGCTGCGTGCCCGGGCGTGGGCCATCGCCGTCGGAGTCAGCGGAGTGTCGTACTACTGGTCCGCCTATCCCGCCTTCGTCGACGAATGCCTCTCGCGTCTGCGCGCGATACTGGAGGTTGCAGGCGAGCGGTGA
- a CDS encoding alpha/beta fold hydrolase, with translation MSKSATQCTHRLVTSPAGRLHLVEQGSGPLVLLVHGFPESWYSWRHQLPALAAAGYRAVAIDVRGYGRSSRPDSVAAYRMLDLVADNLAVVHALGEQSAVIVGHDWGSVIAANSALLQPDVFRAVGLLSVPYAPRGGPRPSEVFARLGGDEEFYVSYFQEPGRAEAEIEPDVRGWLAGFYAAMSGDTMPASTAPDPHFVSKSGTLRDRFPKDRHPSWLGQGELDAYAEEFERTGLIGALNRYRNMDRDWEDLADFDGAPITQPSLFVGGSRDAATTWLADAIDAYPTTLPGLVSSHLLDGCGHWIQQERPDDVNRLLSGWLASLPS, from the coding sequence ATGTCGAAGTCGGCCACGCAGTGCACGCATCGTCTGGTCACCTCGCCAGCAGGCCGGCTCCACCTGGTGGAACAGGGTTCGGGACCGCTGGTGTTGCTGGTGCACGGGTTCCCGGAGTCCTGGTATTCCTGGCGCCACCAGTTGCCCGCGCTGGCCGCCGCCGGGTACCGCGCGGTCGCCATCGACGTCCGCGGGTACGGCCGCTCCTCCCGCCCCGACAGTGTGGCCGCGTACCGCATGCTCGACCTGGTGGCGGACAACCTCGCGGTGGTGCACGCCCTGGGCGAGCAGTCCGCGGTGATCGTCGGGCACGACTGGGGCTCGGTCATCGCCGCGAACTCGGCCCTGCTCCAGCCGGACGTCTTCCGGGCGGTGGGGTTGCTCAGCGTGCCCTACGCCCCGCGCGGTGGCCCGCGGCCCAGTGAAGTCTTCGCGCGCCTGGGCGGGGACGAGGAGTTCTACGTCTCCTACTTCCAGGAGCCCGGCCGGGCCGAGGCCGAGATCGAGCCCGATGTGCGCGGCTGGCTCGCGGGGTTCTACGCGGCGATGTCGGGCGACACCATGCCCGCTTCCACCGCCCCGGACCCCCACTTCGTCAGCAAGAGCGGCACACTGCGCGACCGCTTCCCCAAGGACCGACACCCCTCCTGGCTCGGCCAGGGCGAACTCGACGCATACGCCGAGGAGTTCGAGCGGACCGGTCTGATCGGGGCGCTGAACCGCTACCGGAACATGGACCGGGACTGGGAGGACCTCGCCGACTTCGACGGCGCCCCGATCACGCAGCCGTCCCTGTTCGTCGGCGGCAGCCGGGACGCCGCCACCACATGGCTCGCCGACGCCATCGACGCCTACCCCACCACCCTGCCCGGCCTGGTCTCCTCACATCTCCTCGACGGCTGCGGCCACTGGATCCAGCAGGAGCGCCCCGACGACGTCAACCGGCTCCTGAGCGGCTGGCTCGCCTCACTGCCCTCGTGA
- a CDS encoding cupin domain-containing protein — protein MSNEPIPLSKALASFDALWSPRIVTRVNDYEVRIAKVQGDHIWHAHADTDEFFLVLDGELRISLREPDGERTVLLPQGAVFTVPRGTEHKPSAPSGASILLFEPTGTLSVGDRHDEIPDHVDATTGHALNT, from the coding sequence ATGAGCAACGAACCCATCCCCCTCAGCAAGGCTCTGGCTTCCTTCGATGCCCTGTGGAGCCCCCGCATCGTCACGCGCGTCAACGACTACGAGGTCCGCATCGCCAAGGTCCAGGGCGACCACATCTGGCACGCACACGCCGACACCGACGAGTTCTTCCTGGTACTCGACGGCGAGCTGCGCATCTCCCTGCGCGAGCCCGACGGGGAGCGCACGGTCCTGCTCCCGCAGGGAGCGGTCTTCACCGTACCCCGAGGCACAGAGCACAAGCCGTCCGCTCCGTCCGGCGCCTCAATCCTCCTGTTCGAGCCCACCGGGACACTGTCCGTGGGCGATCGCCACGACGAGATCCCAGATCACGTCGATGCAACAACGGGACATGCCCTCAACACCTGA
- a CDS encoding GlxA family transcriptional regulator, with protein sequence MTKESSHAVRAAAVHRVVVIVDENSNPFELGCATEVFGLRRPEIGRDLYDFRLCSPEPSTLMRDGFFTLTGVAGLEAADAADTVIVPNRPDTEVPRRPAVLDAVRRAHARGARLVGFCSGAFTLAEAGVLDGRRATAHWQWADSFRARFPSVQFEADVLFVDDGDILTAAGSAAALDLGLHVVRRDYGAEIANSVSRRLVFAAHRDGGQKQFVERPMPDLPDESLAPVLAWAQERLDSPLSVSGLAARAAVSPATLHRRFQAQLGTTPLAWLTGERVALACRLIERGESRVEVVARRSGLGTAANLRTLMRRETGITPSAYRRRFGPEAN encoded by the coding sequence ATGACGAAAGAATCCTCGCACGCGGTTCGCGCGGCGGCCGTACACCGTGTCGTCGTGATCGTGGACGAGAACTCGAACCCCTTCGAGCTCGGCTGCGCGACCGAGGTCTTCGGTCTGCGCAGACCGGAGATCGGCCGTGATCTCTACGACTTCAGGCTCTGTTCCCCCGAGCCCAGCACCCTGATGCGAGACGGGTTCTTCACGCTCACGGGAGTCGCCGGCCTGGAAGCGGCTGACGCGGCGGACACAGTGATCGTCCCCAACCGCCCGGACACCGAAGTGCCCCGCCGTCCCGCCGTACTCGATGCCGTCCGCCGGGCACACGCCCGCGGTGCGCGCCTGGTCGGCTTCTGCAGCGGCGCCTTCACACTGGCCGAGGCCGGAGTCCTCGACGGGCGCCGGGCCACCGCGCACTGGCAATGGGCGGATTCCTTCCGGGCCCGCTTTCCTTCTGTCCAGTTCGAAGCAGACGTGCTGTTCGTGGATGACGGGGACATTCTCACCGCAGCAGGCAGTGCGGCTGCGCTCGATCTTGGGCTGCATGTGGTCCGTCGCGACTACGGCGCGGAGATCGCCAACTCTGTGAGCCGACGGCTGGTCTTCGCGGCGCACCGGGACGGTGGGCAGAAGCAGTTCGTGGAGCGTCCCATGCCCGATCTGCCGGACGAGTCCTTGGCGCCTGTCCTGGCCTGGGCCCAGGAACGGCTGGATTCGCCACTCAGCGTGTCCGGTCTTGCGGCGCGTGCGGCGGTCAGTCCGGCGACGCTGCATCGCCGTTTCCAAGCACAACTGGGCACCACGCCGCTGGCGTGGCTGACGGGGGAACGGGTCGCTCTGGCGTGCCGGTTGATCGAGCGAGGTGAGTCCCGGGTCGAGGTGGTCGCGCGACGCAGCGGGCTTGGCACCGCTGCCAATCTGCGCACGCTGATGCGCCGCGAGACCGGCATCACACCGTCGGCATACAGGCGCCGGTTCGGGCCGGAGGCGAACTGA